The following are encoded together in the Lathyrus oleraceus cultivar Zhongwan6 chromosome 3, CAAS_Psat_ZW6_1.0, whole genome shotgun sequence genome:
- the LOC127127529 gene encoding protein NRT1/ PTR FAMILY 5.6, whose translation MEKMNPEIKADDDMKWVHDSSVDHKGRVPLRASTGSWKAAFFIIAIEFSERLSYFGIATSLVLYLTKVMHQDLKTAARNVNYWAGVTTLMPLFGGFIADAYLGRYSTVFASSIAYLMGLILLTLSWFLPSLKPCDHTMTCNEPRKIHEVVFFVAIYSISIGTGGHKPSLESFGADQFDEDHVEERKQKMSFFNWWNCALCSGLILGVTLIVYIQDNVNWGAADVIFTGVMAISLVVFVIGRPFYRYRVPCGSPLTPMLQVLVAAISKRKLPYPSNPDQLYEVPKSHGNKKKFLCHTKKLRFLDKAAIIENDGNLTEKQSPWKLVNVTTVEEMKLIINMIPIWVFTIPFGVSVAQTSTFFIKQSATMNRKIGKSFELPPASIFTVAALGMIISVAIYDKILVPMLRKINQNERGINILQRIGFGMFFTITTMIVAALVEQKRLEAIKDESLSMSVFWLVPQFLIIGFGDGFTLVGLQEYFYDQVPDSMRSLGIAFYLSVIGASNFMSSMLITLVDHVTMKNGKSWIGKDLNSSRLDKFYWLLAGITTVNLFLFVFFARRYSYKNVQKVAVVVDSYEGKSDYGKVENEV comes from the exons ATGGAGAAGATGAATCCAGAAATAAAAGCTGATGATGATATGAAATGGGTTCATGATTCTTCAGTTGATCATAAGGGAAGAGTTCCACTTCGAGCTTCCACCGGTTCTTGGAAAGCTGCTTTTTTCATTATTG CAATTGAGTTTAGTGAGAGATTAAGCTACTTTGGAATAGCAACAAGCTTAGTCCTTTATCTCACAAAGGTGATGCATCAAGACCTAAAAACAGCAGCAAGAAATGTTAACTATTGGGCAGGTGTCACAACTCTAATGCCACTGTTTGGTGGATTCATAGCTGATGCATATTTAGGTCGTTACTCCACTGTCTTTGCATCATCCATTGCTTATCTTATG GGTTTGATACTGCTTACACTATCATGGTTCTTACCAAGCTTAAAGCCATGTGATCACACTATGACATGCAATGAACCAAGAAAAATTCATGAAGTGGTTTTCTTTGTGGCTATTTACTCAATATCTATAGGAACTGGAGGTCATAAACCTTCTTTGGAGAGCTTTGGAGCTGATCAATTTGATGAGGATCATGTTGAGGAAAGGAAGCAAAAAATGTCATTTTTTAATTGGTGGAACTGTGCTTTGTGTAGTGGACTTATTCTTGGAGTGACCTTGATTGTTTATATACAAGATAATGTAAATTGGGGTGCTGCTGATGTTATTTTCACTGGAGTTATGGCGATTTCActtgttgtatttgttattggAAGGCCTTTTTATAGGTATAGGGTACCATGTGGGAGTCCTTTGACTCCAATGTTGCAAGTTCTTGTTGCTGCTATATCTAAGAGGAAGCTTCCATATCCTTCTAATCCTGATCAGTTGTATGAGGTTCCTAAGTCTCATGGCAACAAAAAGAAGTTTCTTTGTCACACTAAAAAACTCAG ATTTCTTGACAAGGCAGCTATAATTGAAAATGATGGAAACTTAACTGAAAAGCAAAGTCCATGGAAGCTAGTAAATGTAACAACAGTTGAAGAAATGAAGCTTATAATAAACATGATTCCAATTTGGGTATTCACTATACCATTTGGAGTAAGTGTGGCACAAACATCAACATTCTTCATCAAACAAAGTGCAACAATGAACAGAAAAATAGGTAAAAGCTTTGAACTTCCACCAGCTTCAATTTTCACAGTTGCAGCCTTAGGAATGATAATTTCAGTGGCAATCTATGACAAAATCCTAGTACCAATGTTAAGAAAAATAAACCAAAACGAGAGAGGAATCAACATCCTTCAAAGAATTGGTTTTGGAATGTTTTTCACTATCACTACAATGATAGTAGCAGCATTAGTTGAGCAAAAAAGACTTGAAGCTATTAAAGACGAATCACTTTCAATGAGTGTTTTTTGGTTGGTTCCACAGTTTCTGATTATTGGTTTTGGTGATGGATTTACACTTGTTGGATTACAAGAATATTTCTATGACCAAGTTCCTGATTCAATGAGAAGCTTAGGAATAGCTTTTTATTTAAGTGTGATTGGAGCATCAAATTTTATGAGTAGTATGTTGATAACTTTGGTTGATCATGTGACAATGAAGAATGGGAAAAGTTGGATTGGTAAGGATTTGAATAGTAGTAGATTGGACAAATTTTATTGGCTATTGGCAGGTATAACTACTGTGAATTTGTTCTTGTTTGTGTTCTTTGCTAGAAGATATTCATACAAAAATGTGCAAAAGGTTGCGGTTGTGGTTGATAGTTATGAAGGAAAAAGTGATTATGGAAAAGTAGAAAATGAGGTTTGA